The Flavobacterium praedii genome window below encodes:
- a CDS encoding Lrp/AsnC family transcriptional regulator has translation MSVLDDELDFQILTLLQKDGRMSFTEISKEINVAVSTIRHRYINLVEDGTLKIIGRIDPNKIGFNAYASILISVKPKTFMSSIFEELSRLPEVSFLASVSGDFDIEANVMCRDMEHLNELIGDKIHLLEGVFDTKTNMYMKIYKIAQPDLELAKLSSKQNE, from the coding sequence ATGAGTGTATTAGATGATGAATTGGATTTCCAAATATTGACATTATTGCAAAAAGATGGTAGAATGTCTTTTACCGAAATTTCAAAGGAAATTAATGTTGCAGTAAGTACCATACGACACCGTTATATCAATTTGGTTGAAGATGGAACGTTAAAAATTATAGGTAGAATTGATCCTAACAAAATTGGATTCAATGCTTATGCCAGTATTTTAATTTCGGTCAAGCCAAAAACGTTCATGAGCTCTATTTTTGAAGAATTGTCAAGATTACCAGAAGTTAGTTTTTTGGCATCCGTTTCGGGGGATTTTGATATTGAAGCAAATGTTATGTGCCGAGATATGGAGCATTTAAATGAATTAATTGGTGACAAAATTCATCTTTTGGAAGGGGTTTTTGATACCAAAACCAATATGTATATGAAGATTTATAAAATAGCACAACCCGATTTGGAGTTGGCAAAATTATCAAGCAAACAAAATGAGTAA
- a CDS encoding ABC transporter permease produces the protein MKKIRAFIISFSAFSVLWFLYFPIFIIIWFSFNKESVSSFPIEHYSLDWYVKLFHNQSMINAVEVSFIIAISSTLAALIIGIPSAYALHKYNYFGKNFLLKLILLPITLPGIVTGVAMLSLFPLMGIPLSLKAVFIGHTTFLIAIMITQILARFKKMDPYLEMAAFDLGASPLQAFFKVILPNIKTAIIGAVLLSLVLSMDEIPVTFFLISRENTLPIEIYGMMRRGITPEVNAVATLVFLISSAAIFISLKFNKEN, from the coding sequence ATGAAAAAAATAAGAGCATTTATAATTTCCTTTTCAGCCTTTTCGGTGCTGTGGTTTTTGTATTTCCCGATATTCATCATTATTTGGTTTTCCTTTAATAAAGAATCGGTAAGTTCATTTCCAATTGAACATTATTCGTTGGATTGGTACGTAAAATTATTTCACAATCAATCAATGATTAATGCTGTCGAAGTCAGTTTTATAATAGCAATATCAAGTACGCTTGCTGCTTTAATAATTGGAATACCGTCTGCTTATGCGCTGCACAAATACAATTATTTTGGTAAAAACTTTTTGCTAAAATTAATTTTACTTCCCATTACGCTTCCAGGAATTGTGACGGGAGTTGCCATGTTGAGTCTTTTTCCTTTAATGGGAATTCCATTGTCATTAAAAGCCGTTTTTATTGGTCATACCACTTTTTTAATTGCCATTATGATTACACAGATTTTGGCTCGATTCAAAAAAATGGATCCCTATTTGGAAATGGCCGCTTTTGATTTGGGAGCCAGTCCATTGCAAGCTTTTTTTAAAGTGATTTTGCCCAATATAAAAACAGCCATTATTGGTGCCGTTTTATTATCACTAGTATTATCAATGGATGAGATTCCTGTTACTTTTTTCTTGATTTCAAGAGAAAACACCTTACCAATAGAAATTTATGGAATGATGAGAAGAGGGATTACACCCGAAGTAAATGCTGTGGCAACTTTGGTATTTTTAATATCGTCAGCAGCCATTTTTATTTCGTTAAAATTTAATAAAGAGAATTAA
- a CDS encoding aspartate aminotransferase family protein, whose protein sequence is MSNTDKLYERRKKSVPNALGIFNPSSIQSAKGAIIIDADGRELIDFAGGIGVNNVGHGVPEIIEAIQKQAEKFIHASFNVSVYEQYMDLTEKLCEILPHGESTKAMLTLSGAESVENAIKIARAVTGKSGVICYDGSFHGRTMMAMTLTSNVKYKEGAGPYAPEVYRLEYPYYKPSMKNRMTHDEFDDLMIMKLHKTFSSTVSISQTAAIILELVQGEGGFTVASKKYVQYLRKFCTENNICLIFDEVQSGFGRTGKWAAYEHYDVTPDLSTWAKSMGGGMPIGAVIGKQEIMDAIKPGLIGGTYLGGPLSCVASLASINYMEKNDINAAGKKVGKIVHDKFKHIQSLYPETITDVRGLGAMLAIEFTNPKTGIPDGVATKAIVDKCLANGLIVITSGTYGNCIRILSPLFIEDEVLHRGLMILEEAIEEVLK, encoded by the coding sequence ATGAGTAATACAGATAAATTATACGAAAGAAGAAAAAAAAGTGTTCCAAACGCTTTGGGAATTTTCAATCCATCAAGTATTCAATCGGCCAAAGGCGCTATAATTATTGATGCTGATGGCAGAGAATTGATTGATTTTGCAGGTGGAATTGGAGTAAATAATGTAGGACATGGCGTTCCTGAAATTATTGAAGCCATTCAAAAACAAGCCGAAAAATTCATTCATGCTTCCTTTAATGTTTCGGTTTACGAACAATATATGGATTTGACTGAGAAATTATGTGAAATACTACCTCACGGAGAATCTACAAAAGCAATGCTAACATTATCTGGTGCTGAATCGGTAGAGAATGCTATCAAAATTGCTCGTGCGGTTACAGGAAAATCGGGAGTTATCTGTTACGATGGGTCTTTTCATGGTCGTACCATGATGGCGATGACTTTGACATCTAATGTGAAATACAAAGAAGGAGCAGGACCTTACGCACCCGAGGTATATCGATTGGAATATCCTTACTACAAGCCGAGCATGAAAAATAGAATGACTCATGATGAGTTTGATGATTTGATGATTATGAAGTTGCATAAAACTTTTTCGTCAACTGTTTCTATCAGTCAAACGGCTGCGATTATTCTTGAATTAGTTCAAGGTGAAGGCGGTTTTACAGTAGCTTCCAAAAAATACGTTCAATATTTACGCAAGTTTTGTACCGAAAATAATATCTGTCTGATTTTTGATGAGGTGCAATCCGGTTTTGGGCGTACTGGAAAATGGGCAGCTTATGAACATTATGATGTAACACCGGATTTGTCTACTTGGGCAAAATCCATGGGTGGTGGAATGCCGATTGGTGCTGTAATTGGTAAACAAGAAATTATGGATGCCATAAAACCAGGACTTATTGGAGGAACTTATTTAGGAGGTCCTTTGAGTTGTGTGGCTTCTTTGGCAAGTATCAATTACATGGAAAAGAATGACATCAATGCTGCCGGTAAAAAAGTCGGTAAAATTGTTCATGATAAATTCAAACACATACAATCTTTATATCCGGAAACCATTACTGATGTTCGCGGATTGGGAGCAATGTTGGCTATAGAATTTACCAATCCCAAAACAGGAATTCCAGATGGTGTGGCCACAAAAGCAATTGTTGATAAATGTTTGGCCAATGGATTGATTGTGATTACTTCAGGAACGTACGGAAATTGTATTAGAATTTTAAGCCCGTTGTTTATCGAAGACGAAGTGTTGCACAGAGGTTTAATGATTTTGGAAGAAGCGATAGAAGAGGTTTTGAAGTAA
- a CDS encoding ABC transporter permease: MKNYNKYVLIFPLLLWLFLFLVMPYLFILTQSVLATDDFGKVVYDLNFDSYIKIFTNPLYYETLIRTFIYAIIVALACIVLSLPLAYFIAFKVTKNKSFYYTLIVLPFWMSYIVRAYAWKVILGENGIFNSSLINMGIIDKPLRFVLYSDFSVILCLIYIFLPFVCIPIYTSFEQISKSLVEASKDLGANSWVTFRKVIFPLILPGVISGGTLALVLTLGDFLAASLLGGPNTLFISSIVQNLFGTSNDKPLGSAVGVVLLILVFILLELSSRYEKKHETQ, translated from the coding sequence ATGAAGAACTACAATAAATATGTATTAATTTTTCCACTCTTGCTGTGGTTATTCCTGTTTCTGGTAATGCCGTATTTGTTCATTTTAACACAAAGTGTATTGGCAACAGATGATTTTGGAAAAGTGGTATATGATCTCAATTTTGATTCCTATATCAAGATTTTCACCAATCCATTGTATTACGAAACCTTGATTCGAACTTTTATTTATGCGATAATTGTTGCTTTGGCTTGTATCGTATTGAGTTTACCGTTGGCCTATTTTATTGCTTTTAAAGTAACCAAAAACAAATCGTTCTATTATACTTTAATCGTTCTGCCTTTTTGGATGTCCTACATTGTTCGGGCTTATGCATGGAAAGTAATTCTTGGAGAAAACGGAATTTTTAATTCGTCGTTAATCAATATGGGCATTATAGACAAACCATTGCGTTTTGTGTTGTATTCTGATTTCTCGGTAATTCTCTGTTTGATTTACATCTTTTTGCCTTTTGTTTGTATACCAATTTATACTTCGTTCGAACAAATTTCAAAATCTTTGGTGGAAGCCAGTAAAGATTTAGGAGCCAATTCTTGGGTGACTTTTAGAAAAGTAATTTTTCCATTGATTCTGCCTGGAGTGATTTCTGGAGGTACTTTAGCCTTAGTGTTGACTCTTGGAGATTTCTTGGCGGCCTCGCTTTTGGGCGGTCCCAATACATTGTTTATATCCAGCATCGTTCAAAATTTATTTGGAACATCCAATGACAAACCTCTTGGATCGGCAGTTGGAGTAGTTTTACTCATTTTGGTTTTTATATTACTGGAACTTTCCTCTCGATACGAGAAAAAACACGAAACACAATAA
- a CDS encoding NAD-dependent succinate-semialdehyde dehydrogenase, which translates to MRKQYINGEWCDAIDGAKWDLQSPSTEEIVDKVPFGNAADCSLAIDAADAAFKGWKNTTPYYRAEFLKKAANYMRENAEAFAKETALETGKPMLEARGEWQVSANLFEWYAEEGKRSYGRVIPSSRIDKRSMVIYQPLGVVGVITAWNFPAYNPARAVAAALAAGCTVVMRGSEFTPLSSFNMAKALHEAGIPKGVFNLINTEPVSTGTEMIENPLLKKISFTGSTRVGKILMDGASKTSTKLSLELGGNAPVIIDKDVDVESIAHQALVAKLRNCGQVCVSPQRFYVHSSIFNQFVAVVKEDISKLKTGINGGDIDFVGPLINKTQQNHSLTMLEKAKSEGAIVHIGGEKSEKGFFVHPALIEARQTQAFIKTEVFGPLMIVIPFDTQEEVIEWANDTEYGLASYVFTNHIKNANVYAENLEFGMVGINEWAAHGTELPFVGIKSSGIGHESGSEGLKEYLEMKLISYGNM; encoded by the coding sequence ATGAGAAAGCAATATATAAATGGAGAATGGTGCGACGCAATAGATGGCGCAAAATGGGATTTGCAAAGTCCATCGACGGAAGAAATAGTGGATAAAGTTCCTTTCGGTAATGCTGCCGATTGTAGTTTGGCCATTGATGCTGCCGATGCCGCTTTCAAAGGATGGAAAAATACAACACCTTATTATAGAGCAGAGTTTCTAAAAAAAGCGGCCAACTATATGAGGGAAAATGCGGAGGCTTTCGCCAAAGAAACCGCTTTAGAAACTGGGAAACCAATGCTGGAAGCAAGGGGAGAATGGCAAGTTTCTGCCAACCTTTTTGAATGGTATGCCGAAGAAGGAAAACGCAGTTACGGAAGGGTTATTCCTTCGAGTAGAATTGACAAACGTTCGATGGTCATTTATCAGCCATTGGGTGTTGTTGGTGTAATTACGGCATGGAATTTCCCAGCTTATAATCCAGCAAGAGCTGTAGCTGCTGCATTGGCGGCGGGTTGTACGGTTGTGATGCGCGGTTCCGAATTTACTCCATTGTCGAGTTTTAATATGGCAAAAGCCTTGCACGAAGCGGGAATCCCAAAAGGAGTTTTTAATTTAATCAATACTGAACCTGTTTCGACAGGAACGGAAATGATTGAAAACCCTTTGTTGAAAAAAATAAGCTTTACAGGAAGTACCCGTGTTGGAAAAATATTAATGGATGGTGCTTCAAAAACATCAACCAAATTGTCATTGGAATTGGGTGGAAACGCTCCTGTTATAATTGATAAAGATGTTGATGTAGAATCGATTGCACATCAAGCTTTGGTTGCCAAATTAAGAAATTGTGGACAAGTTTGTGTTTCGCCACAGCGTTTTTATGTGCATTCCAGTATTTTCAATCAGTTTGTTGCTGTTGTAAAAGAGGATATTTCGAAACTAAAAACAGGAATCAATGGTGGAGATATTGATTTTGTGGGACCACTGATTAATAAAACACAGCAAAACCATTCTTTGACTATGCTCGAAAAAGCAAAAAGTGAAGGAGCAATTGTTCATATTGGTGGTGAAAAATCAGAGAAAGGATTTTTTGTGCATCCAGCTTTAATTGAAGCAAGACAAACACAAGCATTTATCAAAACGGAAGTATTTGGACCATTGATGATTGTAATTCCTTTTGATACCCAAGAAGAAGTGATTGAATGGGCAAATGATACGGAATATGGTTTGGCTTCATACGTTTTTACCAATCACATTAAAAACGCAAATGTGTATGCCGAAAACCTTGAATTCGGGATGGTAGGTATCAACGAATGGGCGGCACACGGAACCGAATTGCCTTTTGTTGGAATAAAAAGCAGTGGAATTGGTCATGAATCAGGATCCGAAGGATTGAAAGAATATTTGGAAATGAAATTGATTAGTTACGGTAATATGTAG
- a CDS encoding CaiB/BaiF CoA transferase family protein: MKKQELFAGLKIVELAGVLAGPAVGMFFAELGATVIKVENPSNNGDVTRSWLLESESKENQSGYYSSVNYNKRVLWADLTVEKDLELVLDEIADADIVIANFKPTSSKKLGLDSKTLRSKFPRLIYAQISGYGAKDETPAFDVVLQAEAGFMYINGEKEGTAVKIPIAIIDILAAHQLKEAILIALLKRSISNQGATVHVSLYNAALATLANQATNYLMGGIVPERMGSLHPNIAPYGETFYTKDHKAIVLAVGNDKQFASLCSCLNINDLLSDVRFSSNSLRVKNRAILSLFLSKAFCEFQGTFLLKELKNNNVPCGEIRNMDEVLNCESAQKLILKEELPNGQITKRMATAIFDMD, from the coding sequence ATGAAAAAACAAGAACTATTTGCAGGATTAAAAATCGTCGAATTAGCGGGGGTTTTGGCCGGTCCTGCAGTAGGAATGTTTTTTGCCGAATTGGGTGCGACTGTTATAAAAGTCGAAAATCCTTCCAACAATGGAGATGTAACTAGAAGTTGGCTTTTAGAATCAGAATCCAAAGAAAATCAATCAGGGTATTACAGTTCAGTGAACTATAATAAAAGAGTTTTGTGGGCAGATTTAACTGTTGAAAAAGATCTTGAATTAGTCTTGGATGAGATTGCAGATGCGGATATTGTTATAGCCAATTTTAAACCTACCTCTTCAAAAAAATTAGGACTGGATTCGAAAACTTTAAGAAGTAAATTTCCTAGACTCATTTATGCACAAATAAGTGGTTATGGAGCCAAAGATGAAACTCCCGCTTTTGATGTTGTATTGCAAGCAGAAGCTGGATTTATGTACATAAATGGCGAAAAAGAAGGTACAGCTGTCAAAATACCAATCGCCATTATTGATATTCTCGCCGCTCACCAACTTAAAGAAGCCATACTGATCGCATTGCTGAAAAGAAGTATTTCAAATCAAGGGGCTACTGTTCATGTATCATTATATAATGCCGCTTTAGCTACATTGGCCAATCAGGCAACAAATTATTTAATGGGTGGAATTGTTCCAGAAAGAATGGGGAGTTTACATCCAAATATTGCTCCTTATGGTGAAACGTTTTACACAAAAGATCATAAAGCAATTGTTCTTGCGGTTGGAAATGACAAACAGTTTGCATCGCTTTGTTCGTGTTTGAATATAAATGATTTACTGTCGGATGTTCGTTTTAGTTCAAATAGTTTGAGAGTCAAAAACAGAGCGATTTTAAGTCTTTTTTTGTCTAAAGCATTTTGTGAATTTCAAGGTACGTTTTTACTCAAAGAATTAAAAAACAACAATGTTCCCTGTGGTGAAATTAGAAATATGGATGAAGTGCTAAATTGTGAAAGTGCTCAAAAATTAATTTTAAAAGAAGAACTTCCTAACGGGCAAATCACAAAAAGAATGGCAACAGCTATTTTTGATATGGATTAA
- a CDS encoding amidohydrolase: MLLILIHNATIITMDEAFAIADSIVINDLGKIEAIGTATELRNQFGSFEKEINFQGKTIVPGLNDAHIHVWKIGHLRTYMLDVRGVKSIVEFKQKLKDFATKNPNSEWIMARGINEMVLEEKRLPTKEDLDEIILDRPVFVIRTCAHIGIANSKAIEISGVSEATEVPFGGEIRKNQDGSLQGIFTERALGLIMNNIPPFTFEEYKNMILEAHDYLLSLGITSATDPAANEELLAAYIQLDQEGLLKVRMNVFPLRIPDGSDEIQVLPEQYESEFLQIKTVKFFSDGGLSSATAALNVPYKNTDGYKGVLRLDYDKFYTTAKEAVDKGFSVATHAIGHQAVDLTLKVYSDLFKIDPTLRHRIEHVGFLSQENINDFKRMNMTAAMQPIFIYELANNFKSTLTDALLDVVYPCKTVLDNGINLALSTDGPVVKEINPWVNIETAVTRKAADGFIIGESQKITLQQALYAYTQGSAFADNLENVKGSLSIGKYADFIVLDKNPFELKDVSNVESLETWVAGELKYKK, translated from the coding sequence GTGCTACTAATTTTAATACATAATGCCACAATTATTACTATGGATGAGGCTTTCGCCATTGCTGATTCCATAGTAATTAATGATTTGGGAAAAATTGAAGCCATTGGTACAGCAACCGAACTTCGAAATCAATTTGGTTCTTTTGAGAAAGAAATTAATTTTCAAGGGAAAACTATAGTTCCAGGACTCAACGACGCGCATATTCATGTTTGGAAAATTGGACATCTTCGCACCTATATGCTGGATGTTCGAGGCGTAAAATCGATAGTCGAATTCAAACAAAAGCTAAAAGATTTCGCTACCAAAAATCCAAACTCGGAGTGGATTATGGCTCGCGGAATCAATGAAATGGTACTCGAAGAAAAGCGTTTACCTACCAAAGAAGATTTGGATGAAATCATTTTAGACCGACCTGTTTTTGTCATAAGAACTTGTGCCCATATTGGTATTGCCAATTCCAAAGCGATTGAGATTTCGGGAGTGAGTGAAGCTACCGAAGTGCCTTTTGGAGGTGAAATTCGCAAAAATCAAGACGGCAGTTTACAAGGTATTTTTACAGAGAGAGCTTTGGGGTTAATAATGAATAATATTCCGCCTTTTACTTTCGAGGAGTATAAAAATATGATTCTGGAAGCGCATGATTATCTGTTAAGTCTCGGAATCACGAGTGCTACAGATCCTGCGGCCAACGAAGAATTGCTTGCGGCCTATATTCAATTGGATCAAGAAGGCTTGCTAAAAGTGAGAATGAATGTTTTTCCGCTTCGAATTCCAGACGGAAGCGATGAAATTCAGGTTTTGCCGGAACAATATGAATCGGAGTTTTTACAGATAAAAACGGTGAAGTTCTTTTCGGATGGCGGTTTGAGTTCGGCTACTGCTGCCTTGAATGTTCCTTATAAAAACACCGATGGTTACAAGGGAGTTTTGCGATTGGATTATGATAAATTTTATACCACCGCCAAAGAAGCGGTTGACAAAGGTTTCTCTGTAGCAACGCATGCCATTGGTCATCAAGCAGTCGATTTGACTTTGAAAGTGTACAGTGATTTGTTCAAAATCGATCCTACTTTAAGACACAGAATCGAACATGTTGGGTTTTTATCCCAAGAAAATATAAATGATTTCAAACGAATGAATATGACTGCTGCCATGCAACCCATATTTATTTATGAATTGGCTAATAATTTCAAAAGCACATTGACTGATGCATTATTAGATGTGGTTTATCCCTGCAAAACGGTTTTGGATAACGGAATCAATTTGGCTTTATCAACAGATGGACCGGTGGTAAAAGAGATTAATCCTTGGGTTAATATCGAAACTGCCGTAACCCGAAAAGCTGCCGATGGTTTTATTATTGGCGAAAGCCAAAAAATAACACTGCAACAAGCGTTGTACGCATACACGCAAGGAAGTGCTTTTGCCGATAATTTGGAAAACGTAAAAGGAAGCTTATCTATAGGTAAATATGCCGATTTTATAGTTTTAGATAAAAATCCTTTTGAGTTAAAAGATGTTTCTAATGTTGAATCACTCGAAACGTGGGTTGCTGGAGAATTAAAATACAAAAAATAA
- a CDS encoding ABC transporter substrate-binding protein, with the protein MKKIALSLLVIMGLFSSCGKKAEEAKTGTVDLEALKGSTLNILAWEGYADASFTKEFEDKYGVTVKGTYFGSSDELVSKLQSGGGASYDVITPSSDVAGYIVSSDLAEPLDLEQLTAWKSLSPVLSGMKDVQKDGKTYGMPFTWGPDYLVYNADIIKETPTSWNLFFDPKYKGKIAMYDDISSIYLAAQLLGYDKKDQSVLYNLTEEQLLACKAKLVELKPQVRKNWASAGELDNLFKNKEVVAAVGWPLTPANLNKQGMNIKAVIPTEGATGWIDRLMIVKGAKNKQLAQLWLEYVSQPKVMAQVAEFTQYYVSNPEANALLSPETQKLMDVASMDQMFKTLNFWQPVKNRKRYNEIWSEVKNQ; encoded by the coding sequence ATGAAAAAAATCGCATTATCATTACTAGTAATTATGGGCTTATTCTCAAGCTGTGGCAAAAAAGCTGAAGAAGCTAAGACGGGAACAGTTGATTTAGAAGCATTAAAAGGTTCTACTTTAAATATCCTAGCTTGGGAAGGATATGCAGACGCCTCTTTTACCAAAGAGTTTGAAGATAAATATGGAGTGACTGTAAAAGGAACTTATTTTGGATCTTCCGATGAGTTGGTTTCAAAATTACAAAGTGGCGGTGGCGCTAGTTATGATGTAATCACTCCTTCATCCGATGTGGCGGGTTATATCGTTTCTTCAGATTTGGCAGAGCCTTTAGATTTAGAACAATTAACGGCTTGGAAATCACTTTCGCCAGTTTTATCTGGAATGAAAGACGTTCAAAAAGACGGAAAAACATACGGTATGCCATTTACTTGGGGACCGGATTATTTAGTTTATAATGCCGATATTATCAAAGAAACTCCAACTTCATGGAACCTTTTCTTTGATCCAAAATACAAAGGAAAAATCGCAATGTATGATGATATTTCTTCTATTTATTTGGCAGCTCAATTGTTAGGATATGACAAAAAAGATCAGTCGGTTTTGTATAATTTAACCGAAGAGCAATTGCTTGCTTGCAAAGCAAAATTGGTAGAATTGAAACCTCAAGTTCGTAAAAATTGGGCTTCCGCAGGGGAATTGGATAATTTATTCAAAAATAAAGAAGTCGTTGCTGCTGTGGGATGGCCATTGACCCCAGCTAATTTGAACAAGCAAGGAATGAACATTAAAGCTGTTATTCCTACTGAAGGCGCAACAGGTTGGATTGACCGTTTGATGATTGTAAAAGGAGCCAAAAATAAACAATTGGCACAACTTTGGTTGGAGTACGTTTCTCAACCAAAAGTGATGGCTCAAGTTGCTGAATTCACACAATATTATGTGTCAAATCCAGAAGCAAATGCATTATTATCTCCTGAAACTCAAAAATTAATGGATGTGGCAAGCATGGACCAAATGTTTAAAACCTTGAATTTTTGGCAACCTGTAAAAAACAGAAAAAGATACAACGAAATCTGGAGTGAAGTGAAAAACCAATAA
- a CDS encoding GNAT family N-acetyltransferase, whose translation MKKEILGKYILQTATPEYAKQEAELQKIVFPTLSAEELMTEEQYLRHMEIFPEGQMIVLDGDRVIAATTTLQQNYHKGHHTFLEISDNLWLGTHDPKAEWLYGLDVSVHPDYQGKGIGRQIYNARQDVAKELGCLGQMTAGMPIGFDKVKDQMTIAEYCDKLIKGEIVDPTVTAQTKCGFILVEPLFDYLDDPRSGNCSVLMYWPIDPATKLSEHH comes from the coding sequence ATGAAAAAAGAAATTTTAGGCAAATACATTTTACAGACTGCTACACCAGAATACGCAAAACAAGAAGCAGAACTTCAAAAAATTGTTTTTCCAACTTTATCAGCTGAAGAATTGATGACAGAAGAGCAGTATTTGAGACACATGGAAATTTTTCCTGAAGGTCAAATGATTGTTTTAGATGGAGATAGAGTAATTGCTGCTACTACAACTTTACAGCAAAACTATCACAAAGGACACCATACTTTTCTTGAAATATCGGATAATTTATGGTTGGGAACACATGATCCAAAAGCGGAATGGCTATATGGACTTGACGTTTCGGTGCATCCTGATTATCAAGGAAAAGGAATTGGAAGACAAATTTATAATGCGCGTCAAGATGTAGCAAAAGAATTGGGTTGTTTGGGACAAATGACCGCTGGAATGCCAATTGGTTTTGACAAAGTAAAAGACCAAATGACCATTGCAGAATATTGCGACAAACTGATAAAAGGAGAAATAGTAGATCCAACCGTTACGGCTCAAACCAAATGCGGATTCATTCTAGTTGAGCCTTTATTTGATTATTTAGACGATCCAAGGAGCGGGAATTGTTCGGTTTTGATGTATTGGCCTATTGATCCAGCTACTAAATTAAGCGAACACCATTAA
- a CDS encoding ABC transporter ATP-binding protein, translating into MSKLELKGISKSYGSSLIVNNLDLEIQDGEFLTILGPSGCGKTTTLRMIAGFETPDNGQVLLNKQDISQLPPYKRNVNTVFQNYALFPHLNVAENIAFGLHQKKLSKTETNKRVDEMLELVQMTAFKSRKPFEMSGGQQQRVAIARAIAPDPEILLLDEPLGALDLKLRKQMQFELKQLHKDLNKTFVYVTHDQEEALTMSDRIAVMNHGVIEQLSDSQTLYNHPKTKFVAGFIGEANLIPVNIANKQTFSLEDKTFNFNHEISDNKGILFIRPENVSFDIVHDISLQVTIEDVIFVGNHRKYKLVTASGKKIIKTEDSSVALTKIIGQSVTIYLAPSLIQIYN; encoded by the coding sequence ATGAGTAAATTAGAATTAAAAGGAATCAGCAAATCATACGGAAGTTCGCTTATTGTAAACAATTTGGATTTAGAAATCCAAGATGGAGAATTTTTGACCATTTTGGGACCAAGCGGTTGTGGAAAAACAACAACGTTGCGCATGATTGCAGGTTTTGAAACTCCGGACAATGGGCAAGTTTTACTCAATAAACAAGACATTTCGCAATTGCCTCCATATAAAAGAAACGTAAATACGGTTTTTCAAAATTATGCTTTGTTTCCGCATCTTAATGTGGCCGAGAATATTGCTTTTGGTTTGCACCAAAAAAAATTAAGCAAAACTGAAACCAATAAACGAGTAGATGAAATGCTTGAATTGGTTCAAATGACAGCTTTCAAAAGCAGAAAACCTTTTGAAATGTCAGGTGGACAGCAACAACGAGTTGCCATTGCCAGAGCGATTGCACCCGATCCTGAAATTTTATTATTGGATGAACCTCTTGGTGCATTGGATTTAAAATTAAGGAAACAAATGCAGTTCGAATTGAAACAGTTGCACAAAGATTTGAATAAAACTTTTGTGTATGTAACACACGATCAGGAAGAAGCCTTGACCATGTCGGATCGAATTGCAGTAATGAATCACGGAGTTATAGAGCAGTTGTCGGACAGTCAAACTTTATACAATCATCCAAAAACCAAATTTGTAGCTGGATTTATTGGGGAGGCCAATTTGATTCCGGTGAACATTGCCAATAAACAAACATTTTCATTAGAGGATAAAACCTTTAATTTCAATCATGAAATAAGTGATAATAAAGGAATATTATTCATCAGACCAGAGAATGTTTCTTTTGATATCGTGCATGATATTTCGCTTCAGGTTACTATCGAAGATGTCATTTTTGTAGGGAATCACAGAAAGTACAAATTGGTAACCGCATCAGGTAAAAAAATCATTAAAACCGAAGATTCGTCAGTGGCGTTGACAAAAATTATAGGACAATCGGTTACTATTTATTTAGCGCCGAGTTTAATTCAAATTTATAATTAA